In Deltaproteobacteria bacterium, the sequence ACTTCCGCTCGGTCGGCGCGCGCCGCACCACGGTGCTGCGTGACCTCCTGCGCCTCCAGCCGCGCAAAGACCTGCGCCGCAAGGTGCTGCTGCTCACCGCGACGCCCGTGAACAACAGCCTCGAAGACCTGCGCCAGCAGGCGGCGCTGATGTTCGGCAAGCCGCTCTTCTTCAACGACAACCTCACGCCCGATAAGTACCGCACGCGCGTGTTCAAGGACGTCGAGGAGCGCGTCACGAAGACCATCAAGGCAAGGGCGCGGCGGACGTCGCGGCGCTCCTCATCCACGGCGACGCTACCGCCAAGTTCGCGTACGCGCCCGACTTCCGTGACGACGTGCAGTTCGGCGTGCAAGTGCCGCGCGTGGGCGACTACCTCAGGGAGCAGGAGAAACGGCTCACCGCGCAGCAAACCGCCGTGCGCGCCGCCATCCAGAGCGGCCAGCCTCCGGCAGAAGTGCCTGCGCGCATCGCGGGCGAGCTGCTCGACCGCATTGTGGTCCAGCGCTCGCGCGCGCTCTGCAAGCAGATCGAGCGCGAGCAGGGCTCGAACGCACGGCTCCTGTTCCGGCCCGACGCGGCCACGCCCGAGAAGCTCGTCTACGAGGACGTCTACGACGACACCCGCGACGTGCTCGCGCGCTTCCTGCCGCTCTTCGAGACCCAGCGCGAAGCCACCGACGCGGAGACGCCCCCGCTCTCGCTCAAGGTCTACATGTGGGCCGACGTTCGCGACGGCATCCGCGACGCGGGCGAGGTCTCGTCGGTCGTCGGCCTGCAGCGCGTGTTGGTGCTCAAGCGCCTTGAGTCTTCGCCGGTCGCGTTCCTCATCACCCTGCTTCGACTGCTGGCGCTGCACGCGCATCGGCTCAAGCAGCTTGCTAAGCTGTGCCACGAGGTCGGCGACAAGAAGCGCGAGAAGGATCTCGCCGCCGAGCTGGCGGACCTCGTCGACGGTGAGCCCCGTCGAGCGTGAGCGCATCGACACGCTGCTTACCGGCGGCAAGGCGAGGGCGCGCGGCAACGATCTGCTCGAGCGGTGGAGCGGTGCCCACAGCGCGCGTGCTCCGCCGCCGACTCCGACGACCCGCCGCCGCCCCAGCTCGACCTCTTCGGACGAGACGACGACAAGTCGTCTGAGCGCAAGGAGCAGCTCAATCGTCTGTGGAACCTGCGCGAGCACCTCACGCGCGATCTGGCCACGCTGCTCGCGTACGCGCCCGGCCTCGCCGACATCGTCTTCGGCCGCTTCGCCCAGAAGGACTGGCCGCAGCGCTTCATCAACGGCGGCCAGGAGGTCGACTGGCCCAACTCGGCCGCCTGGGCGATGCGCATCGTCACCGACGGCAAGCTGCGGCGCCTGGTGGCGCGCCTGTTGCGCGCGCGGGCCGACGGCCAGAAGGTCATCGTCTTCTCGCAGTTCACCGACACCCTGGCCTACGTCGACTCGGTGCTGCGAGCGGCGCACGCGCTCTCGCGTCAGGAGTGGGCAATCGTCACGGGGCTGCTCGGTGCCGACGTCGGGCGCGCGGTTCGCCACGAGGACGTTCTCGCCCTCGTAGACCGCAGCGCCGTCGTCAGCGGCGAGACCGAAGACCGCGACGCGGTCATCCACGCCTTCGCGCCGTTCTACCGCTCGGTCCGTCGCGCCCGCGCTTGCCCGGCGCTTCGGCCTTCGAACAGCAGCAGCTCGATGCGCTGTGGACCAACGGCTGGACGCAGGCGCTGCGAGCAGCCCACCGACGTCCTCTTCGCTACCGACGTGCTCGCGGAGGGCGTGAACCTCCAGGACGCCGCACTGCTCATCAACTACGACGTACACTGGAACCCGGTGCGGATGATCCAGCGCGCCGGCCGTATCGATCGCCGTCTGAACCCCGCGATCGAGGAGGCCACGAGCTTCCCCGACCTCGAAGGGCTCGCCCGCGACCTCGGAGTCGCGCCGCCGCGCTACTGGTGGCACGAGCACCCACGCACCGCGCCCGTCACCGTGAACCTGCTCTTGCCCAACGAGCTTGAGGCCGAGCTGCAGCTCCGCGAGCGCATCGCCAACAAGACGCTCGCCATCGACTTCACCCTGGGCCTCGAACAAGGCACCGGCGCCGAGGCCGACTGGATGGCCGACTACCGCTTCCGGGGCATCTCGGCCCTCAACGCCTGGCAGGGCGACCGCGCCATCGAGCAGATCGCGGGCTACCAACAACGCCTTCGCCGCCTCATGAGCGAGCGCGGCATCGACGCCGAGTGGCTCGCCGCGTGGAACGGCTGGCTCCGTGAGGTCGGCGGGCGCCAAGACGACCGCATCCTCGCGTGGGCGCAGCTTGGCCGTAAGGGCGGCGAAACCACCGTCTACACGCGGCAGCTCCAACCGCGCCTCGTTGACGGTGTTCCGCACTGGCTGTGGACGACGGCGAAGCCCGCGGACTCGCTGCTCAACTTCTGGCTCGCACTCGACAGCAAGACCTTCCCGGCGGCGACGCGCACCGGCCTTCCGTTCTCCGAGGACGCCTCGCGCCCCATCGCCGCCGAGGACCTCCTCGCGGCCTCGCGGCGCCTTGTCGACGAAGACCCCGCCCTGGAAGAGCTCGGCGACATGCGCCGCCCCCTCCTGCAAGGTGCGTCGGCCATCTCGGCGGGCTTCCTTGGCGCGGAGCCCGATCGGCGCGCCATCGCCGTCAGTGGATTTCGACTCCTTCAGCTTCGTGTTCTCGACGAGGCTGCGCCCGTGAGACCGAGTGAGGAAGCATGAAGAAGGAAGAGTTCGTTAGCCGCATTCTCGATGGTGTTGCGCCCAAGCCGAAGAAGGCGTCGAAGTCGACTTCGGCCGCTTCGTTCAGCGCAGACGATGTCTTCGGCAACGACGACACCACCACGCCCTCGGTTCCGCCGCCCGCCGATACGCGCTTCGCTCAGCTCCTCCTCGAGGAGGTCTTCGCGCACGGTGAGGCGCAGCCCCGTGACGAGATCGTCCGCGGCGACCAGACGACCAGCAAGTTCCTGCCGAACGCCGGCATCTACTGGCCGAAGACCAACGAGCGCCCGTTCCACATCGTGCTCTTCGAGCTCGACAAGAAGGGGCGCGAGCTGCTGGCCGACCCGTTCTTCCGGCAGACCGATCAGCTCGAAGACGCGCTCCACCGCATCGTTCAGGACGTCCTCGAGGGCTTCGAGAAGAAGCGCACGGCGTCCGCCCGGCAAGGGCGCGCAGACCGAGACCCTCTGCGTCGTCTCCATCGTCGACGACCGCGCATCCACATCTGGCCGCCAGCTCGTCTGCTTCGGCACCAAGAGCACCACCACGACGGCGCTAGAGGTGTTCACTCTCCGTGAAGAGGTGCGCGACTGGGATCGGCCCTTGGCTGAGGAGCACCTCGACCAGCTCTTCAGCCGTCACTTCGAGAAGCTCGCGAGCGGCGCCAAGTGGCAGGACGCCTTCATCACGGGCGCCGAGCGCAAGAAGATCAAGGACCTCCTCGCGGTCTGCACGCAGGGGAGCCTGCTCGGGATCGCCGAAGAGGAGTTGCGCAAGAAGCTCCGCGACGTGCTCGACGAGATCGCGGGCTCGTTCGGCATCCACCGCAAGAGCGCGAACCAGAACCGGCGCCTCGACATGATCGAGCTACCCGTGAACCACGGCATCGGCGCCGATCCCGTCGAGTCGCAGAAGCCAGGCTTCAAGAACCCGCTCCAGGGCGTTCGCATCTACGACCGCAACGAGCGGCTCCTCGGCTTCATCGTGTACGTCGCGTCGACCAAGGCGAAGGTCGAGCCGCTGCGCGCAGCGCTCGCGAACAACAACCATTTCCACAACGTCCTCGTCATCTACCCCGACAGCGCCGAGCCGGAGTTGGAGCTCTGGCAGGGCGGGACACCGCTTCGTGGTCGGCTCACGCGAGGCCCGAAGCGGACTCAGTTCGACGGCGAGGGCGGCGTCGTCCAACTCCTGTCGCGCTTCTTCGTCGTCAGCAAAAGCGCCATCGAGAAGCCCAAGCAGCTCGCCGAGGAGCTCGCATGGCGCGCCCAGCATTTGAAGGCCCTCGCCGTCGAGGAGCTCGAGAAGGAAATCGAGGCCGGCAACAACAAGGGCCCGCTCAAGAAGCTCTTCGACACGTTCAACGCTGCGCTCGCCACGCTGACGGTCGCGAAGTTCGCCGACGCCTACGCGCAGACCATCACCTACGGCATGCTGGCCGCACGTTGGATCTCGAGCGGCGAGAGCCCGCTTTTCACGCGCAAGAACCTCAAGGACTTACTTCCCGAGACCAGCGCCTTCCTGAAGGACCTGTTCAACAAGTTGGTGAACTACAACTTCGACAAGAACCTCACCTGGCTGCTCGACGACATCACGAGCCTGCTCGCGCGCACCAGGGTCGCGCAGGTCTTCCAGGACGAGAAGCGCGACCCGTCGATCCACTTCTACGAGGACTTCCTCGACGCCTACGACCCGCAAGTCCGAAAGGACCAGGGCGTCTACTACACGCCAGACGAGGTGGTCTCTTACATCGTGCGGACCGCGCACGCCTCGCTTCAGAACGACTTCGGCCTCCCGCTCGGCCTTGCGGACACGACGACGTGGGCCGCCTTCGCCAAGGCGAAGAAGCTCGCGGTGCCCGATGGCGTGGACCCGAAGGCGCCCTTCGTCCAGGTGCTCGACCCGGCGCTCGGCACGGGCACGTTCCTCCTGCGTGTCATTGAGGTGATCCACGAGACGATGCAGGTCGAGTTCAAAAAGCAGGGGCTCGACGACGAGGCGGTACGGAAGGCGTGGGTGAGCTACGTCCGCAAGGACTTGCTGCCGCGCATCAACGGCTTCGAGTTGATGATGGCGCCCTACATCGTGAGCCACCTGCGCCTCGGTCTCGCGCTGCAGGAGACCGGGGCTTCACGTTCACCAAGAACGACCGCCTGCGTGTTCCTCACCAACACGCTCGAGATGCACACGCCCTCCGCAGCTCTCGTTCATCGGGAGCACGTGGCCGAGGAGGCAAAGGAAGCCGAGCGCGTGAAGAAGGAAGCTGCGATCTCGGTTATCATCGGCAACCCGCCCTACGAGCGCGAGCCCGCCGAAAACGCCGGCAACCACAAAGGCGGCTGGGTGCGCGGCGGCTGGGACGGCTGGCGCGGTGGCGCGCGCTGCTCGAGGACTTTTCGGAGCCCACACGCAATGCCGGTCGCGGTGGCGACCTCAAGAACATCTACAACCTCTACGTCTACTTCTGGCGCTGGGCGATGTGGCGCGTCTTCG encodes:
- a CDS encoding SWF/SNF helicase family protein, giving the protein MRIVTDGKLRRLVARLLRARADGQKVIVFSQFTDTLAYVDSVLRAAHALSRQEWAIVTGLLGADVGRAVRHEDVLALVDRSAVVSGETEDRDAVIHAFAPFYRSVRRARACPALRPSNSSSSMRCGPTAGRRRCEQPTDVLFATDVLAEGVNLQDAALLINYDVHWNPVRMIQRAGRIDRRLNPAIEEATSFPDLEGLARDLGVAPPRYWWHEHPRTAPVTVNLLLPNELEAELQLRERIANKTLAIDFTLGLEQGTGAEADWMADYRFRGISALNAWQGDRAIEQIAGYQQRLRRLMSERGIDAEWLAAWNGWLREVGGRQDDRILAWAQLGRKGGETTVYTRQLQPRLVDGVPHWLWTTAKPADSLLNFWLALDSKTFPAATRTGLPFSEDASRPIAAEDLLAASRRLVDEDPALEELGDMRRPLLQGASAISAGFLGAEPDRRAIAVSGFRLLQLRVLDEAAPVRPSEEA